The genomic DNA AGAAGTATCACCTTCTCGATTTAATTCATCCATATATTAGATTTCTCTAACGTATGACCAGTAAATAGAATTTTGCTTTTTTTAAAATTCCATTTAGCTGTATATGTTGAGTTGTATAAATCCCAATCAACATAGTCCGAACCAGACA from Sporanaerobacter acetigenes DSM 13106 includes the following:
- a CDS encoding zinc ribbon domain-containing protein — its product is KDPQIREFTCQKCKTKLSRDINSSVNIAKKDKLLSGSDYVDWDLYNSTYTAKWNFKKSKILFTGHTLEKSNIWMN